The Daucus carota subsp. sativus chromosome 7, DH1 v3.0, whole genome shotgun sequence genome window below encodes:
- the LOC135146688 gene encoding transcription factor SPATULA-like isoform X2, producing MADMYDNPILSNTTTTTRYPSSYAPADHDDISILLHQFLSRASSSSSSLPMPTPPLMSQRLHSLPPFSHFSPENQHLAPPASLLSGPTYSGPYFQTMENIDNDPDDYDCDNEEEGFEALMEETNNAKTNGSRHSSKRSRAAEVHNLSEKRRRSRINEKMKALQNLIPNSNKTDKASMLDEAIEYLKQLQLQVQMLTMRNGLSMYPMCLPDVLQQNQLSEKRISFHEGSDLLNLGSTVPNTSSNRTHSLFTLAEQCNNLKQPSVTNMSRITNSKSSYGLESSNQAQHGTSKYNAFSEGFCREDVLSQPLNMESSRTNLDSRGPFNLQAPSIDDKLVETSSLKRGSSGGLQL from the exons ATGGCGGATATGTATGATAATCCCATCCTCTCAAACACGACAACTACAACTAGATATCCTTCTTCTTATGCTCCTGCTGATCACGACGACATTTCTATCTTACTTCATCAGTTTCTCTCCCGtgcttcttcttcatcttcttctttgcCAATGCCTACTCCTCCTCTCATGTCTCAGAGACTACATTCTCTACCTCCTTTCTCTCATTTCTCGCCGGAGAATCAGCACCTGGCCCCACCCGCTTCTCTCCTCTCCGGCCCCACCTACAGTGGGCCTTATTTTCAGACAATGGAGAACATAGACAATGATCCTGATGACTATGACTGTGACAATGAG GAGGAGGGTTTTGAGGCTTTAATGGAGGAGACCAACAATGCAAAGACAAATGGTTCTAGGCATTCCTCTAAAAGAAGCAGAGCTGCTGAAGTTCATAATCTTTCTGAAAAG AGGAGGAGAAGTAGAATTAATGAGAAAATGAAAGCACTTCAGAATCTCATACCTAACTCAAACAAG ACTGATAAAGCTTCAATGCTTGATGAAGCCATTGAATACCTCAAGCAACTCCAGCTCCAAGTACAG ATGTTAACAATGAGGAATGGATTGAGTATGTATCCTATGTGCCTACCGGATGTACTTCAGCAAAACCAACTCTCCGAGAAGAGAATTAGTTTCCACGAGGGGAGTGATCTTCTTAACCTAGGAAGTACGGTTCCAAACACTTCTTCAAACCGAACGCATTCCTTGTTTACTCTTGCCGAGCAATGCAATAACCTGAAGCAGCCATCAGTTACTAATATGTCTAGAATAACCAACTCAAAATCTTCATATGGACTAGAATCATCAAATCAGGCTCAACATGGAACATCCAAGTATAACGCATTCTCGGAG GGATTCTGCAGGGAGGACGTGCTTTCCCAACCACTGAATATGGAGTCATCAAGAACCAACTTGG ATTCAAGAGGTCCTTTTAATCTACAAGCACCTAGTATTGATGACAAATTGGTGGAAACAAGCAGCCTCAAGAGAGGCTCATCCGGAGGCTTGCAACTGTAA
- the LOC135146688 gene encoding transcription factor SPATULA-like isoform X1, which yields MADMYDNPILSNTTTTTRYPSSYAPADHDDISILLHQFLSRASSSSSSLPMPTPPLMSQRLHSLPPFSHFSPENQHLAPPASLLSGPTYSGPYFQTMENIDNDPDDYDCDNEEEGFEALMEETNNAKTNGSRHSSKRSRAAEVHNLSEKRRRSRINEKMKALQNLIPNSNKTDKASMLDEAIEYLKQLQLQVQMLTMRNGLSMYPMCLPDVLQQNQLSEKRISFHEGSDLLNLGSTVPNTSSNRTHSLFTLAEQCNNLKQPSVTNMSRITNSKSSYGLESSNQAQHGTSKYNAFSEKGFCREDVLSQPLNMESSRTNLDSRGPFNLQAPSIDDKLVETSSLKRGSSGGLQL from the exons ATGGCGGATATGTATGATAATCCCATCCTCTCAAACACGACAACTACAACTAGATATCCTTCTTCTTATGCTCCTGCTGATCACGACGACATTTCTATCTTACTTCATCAGTTTCTCTCCCGtgcttcttcttcatcttcttctttgcCAATGCCTACTCCTCCTCTCATGTCTCAGAGACTACATTCTCTACCTCCTTTCTCTCATTTCTCGCCGGAGAATCAGCACCTGGCCCCACCCGCTTCTCTCCTCTCCGGCCCCACCTACAGTGGGCCTTATTTTCAGACAATGGAGAACATAGACAATGATCCTGATGACTATGACTGTGACAATGAG GAGGAGGGTTTTGAGGCTTTAATGGAGGAGACCAACAATGCAAAGACAAATGGTTCTAGGCATTCCTCTAAAAGAAGCAGAGCTGCTGAAGTTCATAATCTTTCTGAAAAG AGGAGGAGAAGTAGAATTAATGAGAAAATGAAAGCACTTCAGAATCTCATACCTAACTCAAACAAG ACTGATAAAGCTTCAATGCTTGATGAAGCCATTGAATACCTCAAGCAACTCCAGCTCCAAGTACAG ATGTTAACAATGAGGAATGGATTGAGTATGTATCCTATGTGCCTACCGGATGTACTTCAGCAAAACCAACTCTCCGAGAAGAGAATTAGTTTCCACGAGGGGAGTGATCTTCTTAACCTAGGAAGTACGGTTCCAAACACTTCTTCAAACCGAACGCATTCCTTGTTTACTCTTGCCGAGCAATGCAATAACCTGAAGCAGCCATCAGTTACTAATATGTCTAGAATAACCAACTCAAAATCTTCATATGGACTAGAATCATCAAATCAGGCTCAACATGGAACATCCAAGTATAACGCATTCTCGGAG AAGGGATTCTGCAGGGAGGACGTGCTTTCCCAACCACTGAATATGGAGTCATCAAGAACCAACTTGG ATTCAAGAGGTCCTTTTAATCTACAAGCACCTAGTATTGATGACAAATTGGTGGAAACAAGCAGCCTCAAGAGAGGCTCATCCGGAGGCTTGCAACTGTAA